In Excalfactoria chinensis isolate bCotChi1 chromosome 3, bCotChi1.hap2, whole genome shotgun sequence, one DNA window encodes the following:
- the FAM89A gene encoding protein FAM89A codes for MSGPGLLGPGGGSGLPPLPKSLSGLLNSSSSGGGGQGGRWRDLERLYAQKSRIQDELSGGGRGSPRPPKPPNLDAALALLRKEMVGLRQLDMSLLCQLYSLYESIQEYKGACQADSNADCSYALENGFFDEEEEYF; via the exons ATGAGCGGGCCGGGGCTGCTGGGGCCCGGCGGCGGTTCGGGGCTGCCGCCGCTGCCCAAGAGCTTGAGCGGGCTGCTCAACTCCTCCTCCTCCGGCGGCGGCGGCCAGGGCGGGCGCTGGCGGGACCTGGAGCGGCTCTACGCGCAGAAGTCCCGCATCCAGGACGAGCTgagcggcggcggccggggcTCGCCGCGGCCCCCCAAGCCTCCCAATCTGGACGCGGCGCTGGCCCTGCTCCGCAAGGAGATG GTTGGCCTTCGGCAGCTAGATATGTCACTTCTGTGTCAGCTGTACTCCCTGTATGAATCCATTCAAGAATATAAAGGTGCCTGCCAAGCTGACTCTAACGCAGACTGCTCGTATGCTCTGGAAAATGGCTTTTTCGATGAAGAGGAGGAATATTTCTAG